The following DNA comes from Oncorhynchus mykiss isolate Arlee chromosome 16, USDA_OmykA_1.1, whole genome shotgun sequence.
CACTCCTCCTGAGCACAGTCATCAGTCTTTTGTGCTTTCTTGATGTGAGGATCTGCAGTCCCAGGAATTCCATCAACTCTCCATCACAGATAGCTTCATCTGAGTgattgagagagagcgatagagagagtgtgagtgaaggagtgagagagagaaaagagagcaacCAAGACCATAATAATTGACTGTATTTCAATAAATGAGACCACCATTTGTGATAAACAAAAAGGCTTTTCAGTCAGTTTTAGTAGGTAAGCAGGTGACAACAACATACAATTATTAAACTAGTCATTcaatacatgtttttttaatgTGTATCCAAAAGACTAAACAACTGCATGGACAGAATCTTCAAACGTTCAACATTTATTGTGGATTATACTGTTCAAATTAACATCAATCTCTCACCTTCCTGTGTTATTGAACCACTCTTACAGGCTGAGCAGTAAACATCATGCCTGTCGTCGCCAGGTATAGTGGTGCGATCTGGAGTACACACAGTGAACTTCTGACATGATTTCCTGCTGGaggaatctgcagagaagaagccCCCTCGGCAAGGTTCACATGTCACATCAGAGTATGCTGTTCCTGGAAAATAAGAATGTTGATCGTATAGCCTACATGGTGTATCATCCGCAAACCacaataaaggaaaaccctggtGGTGTGCATAGTCAATTGGAAACATAGGTGTGGAAAAGGCATCTTTATTATGAAAGCCTAACATTATATTATCACTTACCATTAGAGAGCACCCCTTCGCCGGGCAGACACCTGCTGTGCCTTGAACATGATCCATGTCTCATATAAAACCCGTCCTTGCACTCGCACTTTCGGTTGTGAAATTGGGTGCACTGCACGCTGACAAACTGATCATCCGTGCAAAAAATATTGCAGTATTGACACCGCTCGATGTAGTTCCAGATTTCTGTGTAGTGGGACTTTGGGCAAGGTTCGCATTCTGTCTTGCTGTCCTTCGTGCAACGCATCCGTAAGTGTGTTCCGGGAGGACATTTGTCGCATGTAAAGGAAACTCCTGTCACGTCATCTCTCCAGATGTAGGTCGGTGTAAGTGCGCCTGGCTCTGGCTCGTTGCCGCCACAGAGCGTGAATACCAGGAGCGGCAGAAAAAAATCGATCAGCTATTGGAAGAAAGAGCAGTGTTATAATTTAGAATCAATCATAACTTTTATGTAGGCTAGGTTACGTCTCATAGTATGGCTGTCCAATGCCATCAAATTACTATTTCATATGAGGCTATTCAGCTTCAAGAGTTACGGTATAATATACATTCATTCCTACAGGCACTGAAGAGGCCGGTATATTTGAGTAGAGAAATAACTCACCAGATACATTTCCCTCTCTAGTCAGCTAGCAACTGGTTTGTTCACCGTCTTTCGAGTGGAtaaatagtgatgatgactcatTTCTCATGCTCAGTTCTCAAAAACATCCTGCCTTTTCGATAGTCTGGAACATATCACATGGTGTTGTCATTGCGTGCAACGAAATCATGTGGGTTGATTCAACTCAAGAGACCACATAGGTCATGTTTGCTTACCAACAATTGTCATTCTTCTTCCTAATCCACATGCACCCTATTCTCCACAAGGGCCTGCcatcatttactttgaactggactgtttttACAGGCAGTAGTGCCTGtcgtcattcactttgaactggactgtgtgtttacaggcagtagggcctgccgtcattcactttgaactggactgtgtgtttacaggcagtagggcctgccgtcattcactttgaactggactgtgtgtttacaggtagtagggcctgccatcattcactttgaactggactgtgtgtttacaggcagtagggcctgccatcattcactttgaactggactgtgtttgcAGACAGTAGGGCCTGTCGTCATTCACttggaactggactgtgtgtttacaggcagtagggcctgtcgtcattcactttgaactggactgtgtttacaggcagtagggcctgccatcattcactatgaactggactgtgtgtttacaggcagtagggcctgccgtCATTCACttggaactggactgtgtgttgacAAGCAGTAGGGCCTACAGTCATTCACTTTgagctggactgtgtgtttacaggcagtagggcctgccgtCATTCACttggaactggactgtgtgttgacAAGCAGTAGGGCCTACAGTCATTCACTTTgagctggactgtgtgtttacaggcagtagggcctgccgtCATTCACttggaactggactgtgtgttgacAAGCAGTAGGGCCTACAGTCATTCACTTTgagctggactgtgtgtttacaggcaatTGAGGGTGTTCAAATGGTGACAACCTCTTCCTGTGGAATCCCTGAACTACACTCACACTCCAGAACTCCAGGGTCTTGTCCATCACAAGGTAAAAGAGGAAGAACACCGGCAAACCATGagggaccacacagcccagatgCACAGCAGAAATAAAAGGTCAAGAATAAGAATTAGGGTAATTTAGAAGAATATGTTGTGTAGTCCATATTGAAATGAAACAGACTGGCCGATCTGAGGAGCATCAGAGCCATGCAGTCTCTTGAATTCCAGGTAAGAGCCAGAGAATTCAGGGGCAAGTACATGAGTTGTTTTGAAATGCGGTGGCATTTGGGCATGGCATTTTGGATTAAAAAAAGCATTTTTGAAAAAATGATTCTAGGCTTTTTTGGGTACATCTTCCCATACTAAATCAACTAATATGACAGCTTAATTACTTTAAATAATTGTTTTACCACTATAAAACGTGCCAACAGTAGGACTAGTAACACCAATTAAACATTTTAGGTTATTGAGGATTTTCTTAAATGAAGGCGGCAGATGCTCAAATCTAACCCTTTAAAAATGATGAATAATTTAAACACACCAAATTATCATAGACTCCTCAAATTTATGACATACTAAAAGGGTGGGATTAGCTAATAATTGTCTTTAATTTAGACCCCTACCCCGATAACAATTTGACACTGGAAGGAATGCTCGAGGTCGTTGTATACTGTATCTGTGCAATGAATGATTTTCAAGGTGTTAACACCAATGACATAAAACTTAGGGACACACATGGTAGTAGAAGAAACAATTTGGTATTTTAATAGCAttctttgtttttatttatttatttatttttatttcacctttatttatccaggtaggctagttgagaacaagtgtCATGACTTCTgccaaagtcggtccctctccttgtccgGGTGGCGGTCGGcatcgccggtcttctagccatcgccaatccaccattcattttccatttgttttgtcttgtcttcccacacacctggtttcaattccataattacatgttgtgtatttaaccccaTGCCCGTGTCCGAAATGGTTTATTGTAAGTTCTTGTGCACGTTATGTCTTGTGTGCTACAGGGTTTTGTCCCAttgtatatattgtttttgtTCATGGTGATATTATTATTAAACTGCGTCGTTGTAACAgtctttgctctcctgcgcctgacttctctgccgccagtacgcactcattacaacaagttctcatttgcaactgcgacctggccaagacaaagcaaagcagttacAGACACATaaagcaacacagagttacacatggaataaacaaacatacactcaataatacagtagaaaaagtctatatacagcatgtgcaaatgaggtaggataagggaggtaaaggcaataaataggccatggtggcgaagtaattacagtaCACACAGTGAGTGAAGATGAAATGTCAATCAAAGAGTTGAACGCTGATGAACTGTTTATTGATTCAGTGACACAGAAAAGTCAAATATCAGAGACAGAGCAAGCCTTTGTTGACATTGAGATAGGAACACAAGGCACAAAGCTAAAGTTCAAACTAGTGGTGCACAAGTAAACATTATTCCTCTGAATAAATACAGCAGCTTGTagtactgcattttattattttgtacaaagtgtgcaaaacaagacaattggcagcagagaactggaaggagaggcggccaaaggaagaattggctttgggggtgaccagtgagatatacctgctggagtgcgtgctacgggtgggtgctgctatggtgaccagtgagctgagataaggggggctttacctagcagagacttgtagatgacctggagccagtgggtttggcgacgagtatgaagcgagggccagccaacgagagcgtacaggtcgcagtggtgggtagtatatggggctttggtgacaaaacggatgacactgtgatagactgtatccaatttgttgagtagagtgttggaggctattttgtaaatgacatcgctgaagttgaggatcggtaggatggtcagttttacaagggtatgtttggcagaatgagtgaaggatgctttgttgcaaaataggaagccaattctagatttcattttggattggagatggacgggcgggcgggtgcgggcagcgatcagttgaagagcaggcatttagttttacttgcatttaagagccgtTGGAGGCCAtgaaaggagagttgtatggcattgaagctcgtctggaggttagttaacacagtgtccaaagcaGGGccagagcgacatcattgatgtacacagagaagagagtcggcccgggatttgaaccctgtggcacccccatagagacttccagaggtccggacaacaatcCCTCCGATTtggcacactgaactctatcagagaagtaattggtgaacaaagcgaggcagtcatttgagaaaccaaggtctgccaataagaatgtggtgattgacagagtcgaaagccttggccaggtcgatgaatacagctgcacagtaatgtctcttgtcgatggcggttataatatcgtttaggaccttgagcgtcgctgaggtgcacccatgaccaactctgaaaccagattgcattgcagagaaggtatggtgggattcgaaatggtcggtaatctgtttgttaacttggttttcaaaaaccttagaaaggcagggtaggatagctataggtctgtagcagtttgggtctcgagtgtctctccctttgaagagggggatgaccgcggcagctttccaatctatgggaatcaaatcaaatcaaatgtatttatatagcccttcgtacatcagctgatatctcaaagtgctgtacagaaacccagcctaaaaccccaaacagcaagcaatgcaggtgttgaagcacgttggctaggaaaaagtccctagaaaggccaaaacctaggaagaaacctagagaggaaccagactatgaggggtggccagtcctcttctggctgtgccgggtggagattataacagaacatggccaagatgttctaatgttcataaatgaccagcatggtcaaataatagatctgggacaggtgaacaggtcagtattccatagccgcaggcagaacagttgaaactggagcagcagcacggccaggtggactggggacagcaaggagtcatcatgccaggtagtcctgaggcatggtccaagggctcaggtcctccgagagagagaaagaaagagagagagaattagatggGTAGGATAGcatgcttaaattcacacaggacaccggataagacaggagaagtactccagatataacaaactgaccctagccccccgacacaaactactgcagcataaatactggaggttgagacaagaggggtcaggagacactgtggccccatccaatgatacccccggacagggccaaacaggaaggatataaccccacccactttgccaaagcaccgtccccacaccactagagggatatcttcaaccaacaacttaccatcctgagacaaggccgagtataggcCACAAAGATCTtggccacggcacaacccaagggggttgAGGCAATACtaaagagagtttgaacaggctagtaataggggttgcaacattttcggcagatacttttagaaagagagggtccagcttgtctagcccagctgatttgtaggggacaagattttgcagctctttcagaacatctgctatctggatttgtgtGAAgtagaaatgggggaggcttgggcgagttgctgtggggagtggagggctgttttatggcgcataccgatatccaataatttccttggcaaaaaaaaaaacgataccgatacCCAATATTAAATTTTTTAGCTGCCATTTAAGCATTCTAgtatagttaaatagttaacacacacacggacgcagcggtctaagacactgcatctcagtgcaagaagcgtcactacagtccctggttcgaatccaggctgtgtgaagaatcaac
Coding sequences within:
- the LOC110491862 gene encoding tumor necrosis factor receptor superfamily member 6B; amino-acid sequence: MYLLIDFFLPLLVFTLCGGNEPEPGALTPTYIWRDDVTGVSFTCDKCPPGTHLRMRCTKDSKTECEPCPKSHYTEIWNYIERCQYCNIFCTDDQFVSVQCTQFHNRKCECKDGFYMRHGSCSRHSRCLPGEGVLSNGTAYSDVTCEPCRGGFFSADSSSRKSCQKFTVCTPDRTTIPGDDRHDVYCSACKSGSITQEDEAICDGELMEFLGLQILTSRKHKRLMTVLRRSAGKNFTEKSTVLDLLTTIKNKPSNNKPFANRMHDILDTDGLLHLRRKVKKWFPHMTL